The Toxotes jaculatrix isolate fToxJac2 chromosome 21, fToxJac2.pri, whole genome shotgun sequence genome includes a region encoding these proteins:
- the LOC121201155 gene encoding endothelial PAS domain-containing protein 1-like, with the protein MTADKEKRRAISREAARRRRRVESDVFGDLSQLLPLQPSIRAHLDKPSIIRLTLSYIRMHTLLKGNSGTKAETSHAVKHGQVLEGGEEWRVREDEEKETEDVEALEETNMYLRILEGFLLVLSTDGDMIYLSGNVSKYMGLTQTELMGHNIFEFTHPCDHEEIKNNLRLTAEDVWCGAKRDFVMRIKSALTHRGRSTNLKSATWKVLHCQGSVKVCVTPSSVSCLLLTCQPLPLSHTLLSTHTFTSQHSMDMRFTYCDQRVTLLLGYSPEELLGRSIYDLCHTLDTNCLTKNHLNLCWKSQSVSGQYRMLVRGGGYVWVESHSAVIPSSRPSKSRPSTHQPLCILCVTYVLSGVEEPSLQLSLGQTVNRYLC; encoded by the exons ATGACAGCTGACAAGGAGAAGAGAAG GGCGATCAGCCGTGAGGCGGCCAGAAGGAGACGTCGAGTGGAGTCTGATGTGTTCGGAGATTTATCCCAGCTCCTGCCGCTCCAACCCTCCATCCGAGCGCACCTGGACAAGCCCTCCATCATTCGCCTCACCCTCAGCTACAtacgcatgcacacactgctCAAAG GGAACTCAGGGACAAAAGCAGAGACCAGTCACGCAGTAAAACATGGACAAGTGTTGGAAGGTGGAGAGGAATGGCGTGTGcgtgaggatgaggagaaagagacggAGGACGTCGAGGCCTTGGAGGAGACAAACATGTACCTGAGGATCCTGGAAGGATTTCTGTTGGTCTTATCCACTGACGGAGACATGATCTACCTATCGGGCAATGTCAGCAAATACATGGGCTTGAcacag ACTGAGTTGATGGGACACAACATTTTTGAGTTTACCCACCCCTGTGACCACGAAGAAATCAAAAACAATCTACGGCtaacagcag aGGACGTTTGGTGCGGTGCAAAGAGGGATTTTGTCATGAGGATAAAAAGCGctctgacacacagaggaaggagcACCAACCTCAAATCAGCTACGTGGAAG GTTCTGCACTGTCAGGGCAGCGTGAAGGTGTGTGTCACTCCCTCTTCAGTTTCCTGCCTGCTGCTAACCTGTCAGCCTCTgcccctctcacacacactcctcagcaCGCACACCTTCACCAGCCAGCACAGCATGGACATGAGGTTCACATACTGTGACCAGAG agtgACGTTGCTTCTAGGCTACAGTCCTGAGGAGCTGCTGGGTCGTTCCATCTACgatctctgtcacacactggaCACAAACTGTTTGACCAAAAATCATCTGAACT TGTGTTGGaagagtcagtcagtcagcggTCAATACAGGATGCtggtgagaggaggaggttACGTCTGGGTGGAGAGTCACAGTGCTGTCATCCCCAGTTCCCGACCATCCAAGTCCAGACCCAGCACCCACCAGCCTCTCTGCATCCTCTGTGTTACCTATGTCCTCAG